The proteins below come from a single Papaver somniferum cultivar HN1 chromosome 11, ASM357369v1, whole genome shotgun sequence genomic window:
- the LOC113320335 gene encoding patatin-like protein 2, protein MDKVESSVRYSDRLPPSKLITILCIDGGGVRGVIPSTILEFLEAELQILDGPEARLCDYFDIISGTSTGGLVTAMLTAPNEQNRPLFAAKEIPQFYLDHSSKIFPQTKIGILDNAKKWIHDMVGGPKYDGEYFHGLLRKLLGQTRLHQTLTSVAIPAYDVKQRHTCIFTTQKAKTTLLEDPLLSDVCIGTSAAPTYLPPHRFQVKSKTGESEEVREYNLIDGGVAANCPITIPYGLIPGVCKGNPSFFNQGNGKVLILSLGTGSSTRAEAEKQEITADIAAKWGVVDWLRYTNGLSDLFSPAESDISYYDNASILALSQLWLGANKIEFLRIQHNFTNSESGTLSSIDIATKENLESLVRVGQDLLKKPVTQVSVETGHLEPVVHNDQENLLHLETNQEALVRFAKLLSSETKDRIRRKNSGMAAGFASSGL, encoded by the exons ATGGATAAAGTGGAGAGTTCTGTTAGGTATAGTGATCGATTACCACCTTCAAAACTAATCACGATTCTTTGTATTGATGGTGGAGGTGTTAGAGGAGTCATTCCAAGTACTATTCTAGAATTCCTCGAAGCTGAATTACAG ATACTGGATGGTCCTGAAGCTAGACTTTGCGACTATTTCGATATCATCAGTGGGACAAGTACTGGGGGACTAGTAACAGCAATGTTAACTGCACCAAATGAACAAAATCGACCTCTTTTTGCAGCAAAGGAAATACCTCAATTCTACCTAGATCATAGCTCAAAAATCTTCCCACAAACGAAAAT TGGGATTCTTGATAATGCTAAAAAATGGATCCATGACATGGTTGGTGGACCGAAGTATGATGGTGAATACTTTCATGGACTTTTGAGGAAGTTACTTGGACAAACTAGATTGCATCAAACGTTAACTTCGGTTGCTATCCCTGCGTACGATGTAAAGCAAAGACACACTTGTATCTTCACCACTCAGAAAGCTAAAACCACTTTACTAGAAGATCCACTACTCTCAGATGTTTGCATTGGTACTTCTGCGGCGCCAACTTATCTCCCTCCTCACCGTTTCCAAGTGAAGTCCAAAACCGGTGAAAGCGAAGAAGTACGAGAATATAATCTCATTGATGGCGGGGTTGCTGCTAATTGTCCG ATTACAATTCCGTATGGACTTATCCCCGGAGTATGCAAGGGAAATCCAAGTTTTTTCAACCAAGGAAATGGTAAAGTTCTGATATTATCATTAGGCACGGGATCATCAACACGAGCGGAGgctgaaaaacaagaaataacaGCTGACATTGCAGCCAAATGGGGGGTTGTGGATTGGTTGCGCTACACAAATGGACTAAGTGATTTGTTTTCACCAGCTGAGTCTGACATATCATATTATGATAATGCATCTATCCTAGCTTTGTCTCAACTTTGGCTTGGTGCTAATAAAATCGAGTTCCTCAGAATTCAGCATAACTTCACTAATAGCGAAAGTGGTACACTATCTTCAATCGACATAGCTACAAAAGAAAATCTTGAATCTCTTGTCAGAGTTGGCCAAGATTTGTTAAAGAAACCGGTTACACAAGTTAGTGTAGAAACAGGTCATCTCGAACCCGTGGTGCATAATGATCAGGAAAATCTCCTCCACCTAGAAACCAATCAAGAAGCACTTGTAAGATTTGCCAAACTGCTTTCAAGTGAAACGAAAGATCGTATTCGAAGAAAAAACAGTGGTATGGCTGCTGGTTTCGCATCAAGTGGTCTCTAG
- the LOC113322807 gene encoding uncharacterized protein LOC113322807 yields MATTTATSATTFNNHSPPSLASLIQTHRSHFNNNLSFKSKPSTNFQSNSLSINLTTTSRSPFSTLKPLQSNSITSDLTPLETNPKTLKSRLANGETLYGMFLLSLSPTLAEIAGHAGYDYVVIDLEHGEGGISEALPCLRALAATGTASIIRVPESTETWAKKALDLGPQGIMFPMIESPKSAKKAVSYCKFPPNGVRGSAHMVVRASNYGIDDGYLTNYEDELLIMCQVESEEGVKKIEDIAKVDGVDCVQMGPLDLSASLGYLWDPGHKKVREMMRIAEKGVLGAKKKGGDDNVVGGGVYLGGFAMAHDKPEQLRSRGYHMISGAVDLGLFRSAVVEDVKNFRMGLSIDNVDDEEGDSDKDKEEKYWSE; encoded by the coding sequence ATGGCCACCACCACTGCCACCTCCGCCACCACCTTCAACAACCACTCTCCACCATCACTTGCTTCTTTAATCCAAACCCATCGTTCTCATTTCAACAACAATCTCtcattcaaatcaaaaccctCAACAAATTTCCAATCaaattcactatcaatcaatCTCACCACCACATCCAGATCCCCATTCTCAACACTGAAACCCTTGCAATCAAATTCAATAACATCAGATCTCACACCATTAGAAACAAATCCAAAGACTCTAAAATCAAGATTAGCTAATGGAGAAACACTCTACGGTATGTTCTTACTCAGTTTATCACCAACTCTCGCAGAAATCGCTGGTCATGCCGGTTACGATTACGTCGTCATCGATCTGGAACACGGCGAAGGAGGGATTTCCGAAGCACTCCCGTGTCTCCGAGCACTTGCTGCTACAGGTACGGCTTCGATTATCCGTGTACCTGAATCGACTGAAACATGGGCTAAGAAAGCATTAGATTTAGGTCCTCAGGGTATTATGTTTCCAATGATTGAAAGTCCAAAATCGGCTAAGAAAGCTGTTTCTTACTGTAAGTTTCCACCAAATGGGGTTCGTGGATCAGCTCATATGGTTGTTAGAGCGTCGAATTATGGTATTGATGATGGGTACTTGACGAATTACGAAGACGAGTTGTTGATTATGTGTCAGGTGGAGTCTGAGGAAGGTGtgaagaagattgaagatattGCTAAGGTTGATGGGGTGGATTGTGTTCAAATGGGGCCATTGGATTTGAGTGCTAGTTTGGGGTATTTGTGGGATCCTGGGCATAAGAAGGTCCGAGAAATGATGCGAATAGCGGAGAAAGGAGTGTTAGGAGCTAAGAAGAAGGGTGGAGATGATAATGTTGTTGGTGGTGGCGTGTATTTAGGTGGTTTTGCAATGGCTCATGATAAGCCGGAGCAATTGAGGAGCAGAGGGTATCATATGATAAGTGGTGCTGTCGATTTGGGTTTGTTTAGAAgtgctgttgttgaagatgttAAGAATTTTAGGATGGGTTTGAGTATTGAcaatgttgatgatgaagaaggtgATAGTGATAAAGATAAAGAGGAGAAGTACTGGAGTGAATGA
- the LOC113322038 gene encoding thylakoid lumenal 19 kDa protein, chloroplastic-like, translating into MNNTMFSPSAAINLSFSPSRYPLKSSCKPTIFSAIGCSSSGAITEASVSVKSSSASKLAATFAAAAVILSTTPSAFAADPYQIYYGTAASAANYGGYGGNSSKKDSAEYIYDVPDGWKERAVSKVEKGTNGTDSEFFNPKKKTEKEYLTYLAGIRQLAPLEVILNNLALSDVNLQDLISSADNVTSKETKKENGQVYYVYEIDGVAAHSLISVTCARNKLYAHFVNAPTPEWNRDKEILRHIHESFQTV; encoded by the coding sequence ATGAATAACACTATGTTTTCCCCTTCAGCAGCTATAAACTTATCATTTTCACCCTCTCGATATCCTCTTAAATCATCATGTAAACCTACCATCTTCTCCGCCATCGGCTGCAGCAGTAGCGGCGCCATTACTGAAGCTTCTGTCTCGGTGAAATCCTCTTCAGCTTCCAAACTAGCAGCAACTTTTGCAGCGGCTGCTGTAATTCTCTCTACTACTCCATCTGCTTTTGCTGCAGATCCGTACCAAATTTACTACGGTACAGCAGCCAGTGCGGCCAATTACGGTGGTTACGGAGGCAACTCGAGCAAGAAAGATTCCGCTGAATACATTTACGATGTGCCTGATGGATGGAAAGAACGGGCAGTATCGAAAGTTGAGAAGGGAACAAACGGCACTGATAGCGAATTCTTTAATCCGAAGAAGAAAACCGAGAAAGAGTACTTGACATATCTTGCAGGGATCAGACAACTAGCACCATTGGAGGTTATCTTAAACAATTTAGCTTTATCAGATGTGAATTTGCAAGATTTAATCTCTAGTGCGGACAATGTAACATCGAAAGAGACGAAGAAAGAGAATGGGCAGGTTTATTATGTGTACGAAATCGACGGGGTTGCTGCACATAGCTTGATTTCAGTAACGTGTGCTAGGAACAAGCTTTATGCTCATTTTGTTAATGCTCCGACACCGGAGTGGAACAGAGATAAGGAGATACTAAGGCATATTCATGAGTCATTTCAAACAGTGTAG
- the LOC113322037 gene encoding UPF0160 protein-like: MFGLRSFSQKLFIYQRNTILQPTLLMATASFSPSSPSSKRRAYDSPPVSFTRKRVGTHNGSFHCDEALGCFMIRLTDKFFDAEVVRSRDPQVLDTLDAVLDVGGVYDPSTDRYDHHQKGFQEVFGHGFTTKLSSAGLVYKHFGMEIIAKELQVDQGHPDVHRLFLAIYKSFMEAIDAIDNGINRYDTDLPPRYVNNTGLSARVGRLNLDWVDPDQSAERENEAFHRAMALAGSEFLENVRFHAKSWLPARSIVLECLAARHEVDPSGEIMTLKNFCPWKLHLHELEEEMKNDPLVKYVLYQDERSQSWRIQAVGVSPDKFESRKALPAQWRGLRDEELSKEAGIPDCVFVHMSGFIGGNKTYEGALAMARAALKL, translated from the exons ATGTTTGGTTTAAGAAGTTTCAGTCAAAAGCTTTTCATATACCAGAGAAACACCATTCTTCAACCTACATTACTCATGGCTACTGCTTCATTCAGTCCCTCTAGTCCTTCGAGTAAAAGAAGAGCTTACGACTCTCCCCCCGTTAGTTTCACTCGAAAGCGTGTTGGTACTCACAATGGCAGCTTTCACTGTGATGAAGCACTTGGTTGTTTCATGATTCGTCTCACTGATAAATTCTTTGATGCTGAAGTCGTTCGTTCAAGAGATCCACAG GTTTTGGATACACTTGATGCAGTTCTTGATGTTGGTGGTGTGTATGATCCAAGTACAGATCGTTATGATCATCACCAGAAAGGGTTTCAAGAGGTTTTTGGTCATGGGTTTACTACTAAACTCAGTAGTGCTGGACTTGTATACAAG CATTTTGGTATGGAGATAATTGCAAAGGAGCTACAGGTTGATCAAGGACACCCAGATGTGCATCGATTATTTCTAGCTATTTATAAAAGTTTTATGGAG GCAATTGATGCTATTGACAATGGGATTAATAGGTATGATACGGATCTTCCTCCAAGATACGTGAATAACACAGGTCTTTCTGCCAGAGTTGGAAGGCTTAATCTGGACTGGGTCGATCCTGATCAGTCAGCTGAGAGAGAGAATGAGGCCTTTCATCGTGCAATGGCTCTTGCTGGTAGTGAATTCCTAGAG aatGTCCGGTTTCACGCAAAATCATGGTTACCTGCACGATCTATTGTTTTGGAGTGCCTTGCTGCAAGACACGAAGTTGACCCCAGTGGAGAAATCATGACGCTGAAAAATTTCTGCCCC TGGAAGCTTCATCTACATGAACTCGAGGAGGAGATGAAGAATGATCCTCTCGTCAAATATGTTCTTTACCAG GATGAAAGGAGTCAAAGCTGGAGAATTCAAGCTGTAGGAGTATCTCCTGATAAATTTGAAAGCCGAAAGGCTCTCCCAGCTCAGTGGAGGGGTTTGAGAGATGAAGAGCTATCCAAGGAGGCTGGAATTCCAGATTGCGTGTTTGTTCATATGAGCGGGTTTATTGGTGGAAACAAAACTTACGAGGGAGCTTTAGCCATGGCAAGAGCTGCTTTGAAGCTGTAG